The sequence CTTGAGAAAGTATTAAATCTTGGGATAGGTTGCTATTGTTGCCGGGTCCCTTTCTTTGAGGCTCTCTGATTTCGCCGAATTTTTTTACAGGGCTTAAGATAGGCCCGCCAGCCGCCATATTGTGTGATTTCACAGCCGGATTCCATTACAATCGGCTCTGCGATAAAGCCTGAAACCCAGGTGCCGTCGGATAGTTCCAATTTTCCAATACCCAGCGGGTGGGGGATCTGTTGGACAAATTGGCCAAAGGCCGACACCGAAAGCGCATAAATTTCCACTTCAATGGCTGCGCCTCTGTGTTCATCACGGATCAAGCCGGGTTTTGGCGGGTCGCTTTTCAGGGCAAACATACGATAGGCGTCAGCCGTATGGGTTTTTTGTAACAGGACCGCGTCCAGGTCGATTAGCTGGTGGTGGAGGGGCAATCCTTCAAGGTGGGCGCCACAGACCGCAACCTGCACGGTTTCACTGGATAAAGATTTTGCAGGCAGCGGCGGGGGCGCATCCGGCCCGCAGCCCATGGGAAGGGCCGCCTGAGCATGCAGACATGCACCCGCCTGAAGCAGCCGCAAATCCTCAAAGGTTTGGCCCACAAGGGTGACACCAAAGGGTACGGTTTCTGTCATGGCCGTGGGAACGGCTAAGCTGCAGTAGTCCAGCAGGTTCATATAATTGGTATAATATCCTAAATTGCTGTTCAGCCGCACAGGGTCGGCATTCACCGCATTAATGGTATAACAGGTGCCGGCCGTGGGGGTGACTAGAAAATCAACGGTATCTAAGACGGCATCGGTCTTTTGTTTAAGCGCCTGCAACTTATAAAGGCAAGAAAAAACGGCCTCTGCTGTCCATGGTTTGCCGTCGCAGATGATCTGACGGGTCACAGGGACGCCTGCGTTTGGGTGTTCCAACAGAAAATTACCTACGGCAAGGGTTCGTTCCGCCACCCATGGACCTTCGTACAGCAACTGTGCCGCATCAAGAAACGGTGAAAAATCAATTTCAATACAGGCGCCGCCCATGTCTGTCAGCATATCAATGCTTTTATTGAAATACTGTTCATAGGCCCGATTGCCAAAAAAGTTAAGATTCTTTGCCGCAGGAACGCCAAAGGTAAAATTGGATTGATTGAAGGGTTGTTTCGGGGTGGCGGGTACCTTCCGGGAAAAGGGATCTGCCGGATCAAAGACCGCAGCAGTTTGGAAAATTGTTTCGGCATCTTGGGCACACAGGGCAAAAATCGATACACAGTCCAGGCTGCGGCAGGCGGGAACCACCCCCTGGGTACTGAGCAGGCCCTTGCTGGGTTTGACACCCAGGATATTATTAAACGCGGCCGGGACCCTTCCCGATCCGGCAGTATCCGTTCCCAGGGAAAAACTGCACATGCCGCTTGCCAGGGCAACGGCCGAGCCGCTGCTGGAACCGCCTGAAATGTAATCCGGATGAAAGCTGTTCCGGCAGGCGCCGTATGGCGAACGCGTTCCCACCAGTCCTGTGGCGAATTGATCCATGTTGGTTTTGCCCATGGGGATGGCACCGGCATTGATTAACTGTTCAACCACGAAAGCGGATTTTTCCGGTGTGTAGGTGTATTCCGGGCATCCTGCGGTGGTGGGAATACCTGCCAGATCAATATTGTCCTTAATGGCAAAAGGGATGCCGAACAGCGGCAGGGTCTCAGGCGTCTCTCCTTCGAGGTTTTTAAGGAAAGGCGCAATCTCATCTTCGGTTAACAGGCGGATCCAGACATTTTTTTGGTCCTCCCGGCAGATTTGGATCAGCTTGTGAATCAGGTTTTCAGGGGTCAGGGTACGGTCTTTATAACACCTTTGCAAATGTTCAATAGTCAAATTCATTAGTGCCTTACTCCTCAGTTTTTGCAACAAAAAAACAAGAAATTGGCAAATTCCTTTTTTCTTGTTTCCAGTTTCTTGTCTCTAGTTTCTGCGGCTCAGCCGCCTTAGGCGGCTCCTTGACAGGGTTTAATGGAGATTAGTTGCTGGCCGGAAGATATCAAGTCTCCGGGTGAACAAAAAATCTGGCTAACTTTGCCGTTGCAGCAGGATTTGAGATTCACTTCCATTTTCATGCATTCAAGGATGGCAATGGTTTCCCCAACTTTGACGGCATCTCCCTCTTTGACCTGCAATTTCCAAAGACTTCCGGAAACGGCACTGTCAACGGTTTCACATCCGGGCATCACCTGCACGGTCTCTGCCTTTTCTTCGTGCTCCGGGACTTCGCTGCTGAAATTGAGCTGACCGTTTTCTATCCACTGCCGGCGTTCCGCTTCAAAAGCGGCCTGCTGTTTGTCTTTGAACTGCTGAATGCTCTCTTTGTTTTCAGCCAGAAACGCTTCATAAGCATCCAGGTCGAATTCGCTTTCGTCAATACGGAGACCGGCCAGGCCGTAAGGCAGATTTTTTCGCATCTCCATCAAGGTATCGTGGTCCACCGGATAAAAGCGGATCTGGTCAAAAAATCTCAGCAGCCAGGGCTTACCCGGTTTGAATTCCTTGGTCTCATGATAACGGTTCCACATCTGAACGGTGCGGCCCACAAATTGGTAACCACCAGGTCCTTCCATGCCATAGACGCACAAATAGGCCCCGCCGATCCCAACGGCATTTTCCGGGGTCCAGGTCCGGGCGGGATTATATTTTGTGGTGACCAGCCTGTATCTTGGATCCAGAGGCGTGGCCACCGGCGCGCCCAGGTAAACATCGCCCAGGCCCATTACCAGATAACTGGCTTTGAACAGTATGTTTTTCACATCCTCAATGCTGTCCAGGCCGTTGATGCGGCGGATAAATTCAATATTGGACGGGCACCAGGGGGCATCGGGCCGGACTGATTGGGTATAGCGCTCAATGGCCTGGTGGGTGGCTGGATCGTCCCAGCTTAAGGGCAGATGGACGATTCGGGCCGGAACTTTTCGGTTCTGACGACCGGAAAGGGTTTTTTGAACCGATTCAATGGTCTGCAGTAAGGCGTCCAGGGGTTGCACCCGGTTGTCGTAATGGATCTGCAAAGACCTGATGCCGGGGGTCAGATCCAGGATGCCGTTCAGTTGTTTTTCCTCCAGTGCCAGCATCAGGGAATGGACATGAAACCGAAGGGTCAGATCCAGCACAGGTTCGCCAAATTCGATGAGCAGGTTTTTATCCCCGGCTCTTCGGCAGACCACCTGGATGTCGCCGTCAATCGAAAATTCGTGAATGATGGCCGTTTCCGTACTGGTAAACGCCTTCCCCTTAACCGGGGCCACTGGGTCTGGCAGGCAAAGGTCCTGGATCAATGCTTGCTGCTGTTCTTCAAGGGCCTGGGCGTCTTCGGGCGTGAGCAGGCGGAACCGCACCCGGCTGCCGGCTTTGAGCTGCCCGGTTTTCCACAATTCTGCCTGGACAATGGTCACCGGACATACAAAGCCGCCAAGACTGGGACCATCCGGCCCTAATATCACCGGCATGTCGCCGGTATAATCCACCGCCCCCACCGCATAGGGCGTGTCATGGATATTCGACGGGTGCAGGCCGGCCTCTCCGCCATCCTGCCTGGCCCATTCCGGCCCCGGCCCGATAAGGCGGACACCGGTGCGTGACGAGTTATAATGGACTTCCCACTCTGTGTTGAAAAACGTCTCCATATCTTTGGATGTGAAAAAATCGGGGGCACCGTGGGGGCCGTACAATACGCCAATCTCCCAGTGGTCTGTCAATTCCGGCCATTGGGACTGTTCCAAAGCCCGGGGCTTGGATGCCGAAAGGGTTCCCGTCCAAAGCACATCGCCGGTCTGAAGGCTGCGGCCGCCATGGCCGCCGAACTGCCCCAGGGTGAATGTGGCCCGGCTGCCCATATACAGGGGCACATCAATGCCGCCCCGCACGGCCAGACAGGCCCGTTGACCATCCACGGCAATGCCGCTTTTCAGCACAGACCCGGCCGGCGCGGTCACGGGTGAATATCGTGGTACGGGGTCACCGTCCAGGGTAGCCTGGATGTCTGCGCCGGTCAGCACAAAAATCGTCTCTGCGTTAAAGGTCAGATCCGGGCCTTTGACCGTGATCTCAAGGGCGGCGGCCTCCGGGGGATTTCCGGCAATCCGGTTGGCCAGGCAGTGGTTCAGCATATCCATGGGGCCGGAGGGCGGTACCCCCACAGCCCAGTATCCGACACGGCCCGGAAAGTCCTGCACCGTGGTCTGCATACCCGGCGCATCCACGCAAATGGTGGGGGCATGGTAGGCGTAGTTGTCCAGAATCCGGGTGGTATATGTTCCCTGTTGGAATGCGGGAAACTCACAGATGCTGCGCAAAAGATGAAGATTGGTTTCAATGCCTTTCAGGCGGGTTTCGGCCAGTGCGGTCTTCAGTGCGCACACCGCGTCCTCGCGGGATTTGCCATGGACGATCACCTTGGATAGAAGCGGGTCATAAAAAGCGGATACAAAGGTGCCGGTCACCACCCAACTATCCACCCGGGCAGACTCAGGGAAAACAACCTGTGTTAGAAGTCCGGTGCTGGGTTGAAACGCTTTTCCGGGGTCCTCAGCGTAAATCCGCGCCTCAATGGCGGCACCCGAAGGTTCCAGTGTCAGACGGTTCAAGGACGGCAGATCACCTGCGGCAAGCTGTATCATCCATGCCACCAGGTCAACACCAAAAACCGCTTCGGTAACGCAATGCTCCACCTGAAGCCGTGTGTTAACCTCCAGAAAATAAAATTGGTGGGTTTGGGTATCGTAAACAAACTCCACGGTGCCCGCCGATTGATAGCCAACGCCTTGGGCCAGGCGCCGGGCGGCGGAGTGAAGATTTTGGCGAAGCGCGTCAGACAATCCCGGGGCCGGGGTCTCTTCGATAACCTTTTGATTTCTTCGCTGAACCGAACAGTCCCGGTCTCCAAGGATCAGGGCGTTACCCTGGCCGTCTCCAAATACCTGAACTTCGATGTGCCGGGCGGCTGCAATGTATTTTTCAAGAAAAAGCCCGCCATCGTTGAAATTATTTTCGCTCAGCCGTTTGATCCGGTCCCAGGCTTCGGACAGGTCTTCGTCTGATTGGCAAAGGGCCATGCCGATACCACCGCCGCCTGAGGTGCTTTTAAGCATGACGGGATAGCCAATGTCTGTTGCGGCCCCAAGGGCGTCATTCAACGATGATAGAAGTGGTGAGCCCGGCACCAGCGGTACATCAAATTGCTCGGCCAATTCCCTGGCGCGATGTTTCAGGCCAAATTCCCGGATATGGGTGTCACTTGGACCGATGAAAGAGATCCCTGCCTGGGCGCACCGGCCGGCAAAATCAGCATTTTCGCTTAAAAAACCATAGCCCGGATGGATAGCCTGGGCACCACACTCCCGGGCGGCCGACAAAATACGTTCCGTATTCAAGTAACTCTCCGCAGCCGGCGAAGGGCCGATCAGGATGCTCTCGTCTGCTTCCATCACATGCATGGCATGGGCGTCGGCGTCCGAATAAACCGCCACCGAGGCAATATTCATTTTTTTCAGGGTGCGGATGATTCTGCAGGCAATCTCACCCCGGTTGGCAACTAATACTTTGCTGAACATAATTACAGTCCCTTTCAGGCAGGATTCCAGATGGTCATTTCCACGGGCGTGGGGTTATATGCATTACACGGATTGTTGAGCTGGGGACAGTTGGAAACCAGCACAAGGATGTTCATTTTGGCCGTCATCTCCACATATTTCATGGGCTGGGAAATGCCGTCTTCAAAATTTGAACCGCCTTCCGGGTTCACCGGCACGTTCATGAAAAAGTTGATATTGCAGACCTGGTCACGTTTGTCCATGCCGTTGCCCCAATCCAGAAGCGTCTTTAAAAAGATATCCCTGCACGAATGCATATACCGTCTGTAAAAATCATATCTAACAGTGTTGCTTTCGCATGAGCAGGCGCTGCCTAATGTGTCATGACGGCCGCAGGTATCTGCGGTGACCGTCAGCATGACATTATTTTCACTGGAGCGAATGTTTGTGCCCGTGGAGATATATACATTTTTTTGTTCTCTCATGGTATTGGCGGCATGGTAGCGCTCGTTGGTGTTGTCCGCGTTAAAAAAAATGGTGTCCACGGCCTGGTTGCCGTGAAGGTCTGTAATCCGAAGGGTCTGTCCTTTTTTCAAAAGATGCATCCAGCCGTCCCCGGCAGCAACAGTATGGGTAAATACGGCATCCTGGGTGTCCAGAGGGCTTTGTGTTAGTGGGATGGTCATTGTGTTTCCTTTCACTCGATGATCCGGTTTTATAAATGGTACTGTTCTGTATTGATAAACCCTCTCTCATTTTCGGGGCAGAATGTGCGGCAGGAATCATCCAGACTTGCAGGGGGGCAATCCATGACGGTTAATTTTACGGGCTTTCTTACATAGTCGCCTGTGGGATTCAGGGGGTGCATGCCGGTGTCCAGCACCAGAAGGGTGTCCATTTCAGCCCTGAGCGTGACGCTGCTGCCGGGCGTTGAAACGTCTTCAACAAAAAAGAGATCCCCATTATCAGACACCCCGACTTTTGTGAAAAAATTGATGGTTTCGGTAAAATCCCTGGGGCCAAGGGCATGCTTTGCAAGTTCCACCATCAACGAATCGTAACCGTTGCGGTAAAAGTCGTTGTGATGGTCTTGGTATGCCTTACTGCCGAAGCGGGCCTTGATCATGGCGGCATCGGTCACCCCGCAGATCACATCGTTCCACCCGCAGGTGTCCTCAATGACTGACATGAGAATTCGGCCCATGTCCGAATAGATGCAGTGCCCCCGGGTAATATATGAAATGTGCTGAATTTTAAGCGTATCTCCCATATTGTAGCGCTCACTGGGATTGGCGGCATTATAGAAAAGCGCGGATGCATTGGCACCGCCTTCCAGATCGGTGAGCCGAACGGATGAGCCTTTTTTAATAATATGGGACCAGTTCCACCCGCCTGGAACGATGGTTTCAAAGCGCAGTTTTCCGGATGTTTCATTGTTTTGGGATTGTTTGTTAGTCATTATGTACTCCTGTTTTTTCATGAATTGGCGGCATCAGTGCAGATGAAAGTACCAGTTTACAGTTTTCAACGCCCTTGCAGGCCCGTATCTCTTTGACGATTTTGTTCAGGGTATCCACCGGACCCTGCACCAGAAGCACTTCAAGGGAATAATTTTTTTCAAGCAACACATTGAGGCAGGAAATCACCGAATCAATATGATGTCGCTGAATATTGACTAAACGGGTTTTCAGATCCGCCTGTGCCTCGTTATAGATCAGGGTAATTGTTCCGGCCATAACACGACTGCCGCTTTGTTCGTAGTGATCCAGAAGGGTATTGCGGATCATCTGTGCCATGGCCTGGCTGCGGTTCCGGTAGCCACCGTCCACAACCATCCTGTCCAATTCCGCTGTCAGCTGAACCGGTAGCGAAACACTGATTCTTTGGGTTTTATCGTTGGTTGAGCTACTCATGGTCTCTTTTTCCTTTTCCCATGCCGGCTACAAAATATCATCATTGACCTGGGTCAGGCGGATGATGGGAAGCCGGTCCTCTTCATCCCTGTGTGGATGAATCAGGTTTTCAATATGTGCCTTGGTGGCCAGAAATTCCGGGTTCAGGTGCTGTTTGACCGAGCGCGGCTGTTCCACCGGCACCTCGATCATCTCCTTGACGCGACCCGGATGGTTGTCCAGTACCAAAATTCGGTCCGACAGGTAGACGGCTTCATCCAAATCATGGGTGATGAAAATGATGGTGATATCCACATTCTGCCAGATCTGAAGCAGATAGGACTGCATTTTCGCCCGTGTCTGGGCATCCAGGGCGCCAAAGGGTTCATCCATCAACAGCACCCTGGGCTGGTTGGCCAGGGCCCGGGCAATGGCTACCCGCTGCTGCATGCCGCCGGAGAGCTGACCGGGATAGTGATCGGCAAATCGATCCAAGCCCACCATGTCGATCCACTGCATGGCTTCGGACTCTGCCTGGCTTTTTCCGGCAACCTCCAGGCCGAACATCACATTCTTTTTGACCGTCAGCCAGGGAAACAGGGTATAGCCCTGAAACACCATCCCCCTTTCAGGCCCGGGTTTTTCCACTTTTCTGCCGTCCAGCAGCACCTGTCCGGATGTGACTGTCTCAAGACCGGATAAAATACGGATCAATGTGGATTTTCCGCACCCGGATGCGCCGATTACCGAGAGAAATTCCCGCCGGTAGGCCTTGAAGGATACGGATTCAAGGGCGGTGATGTCTCCGATTTCAGAATTGAACACTTTGGTAATATTGTCGGCCTCAAGAATGACATCCCGCTGTTTTATCCGTTTGAACCGGTCTGCAACCTTTGGGCTCTGGTCTTTATAGCTAGGTAATGTCAATGCGTTCATATCTTGTGTCTCTTTTGTTTAGAAAAGTGAATGTGGTGTCCCTGGGGCCGGTAAGGGTTTCAACGAGCATTTGGAAAAACGTGTTGCGCCGCCCGCCGTTCCAGACAAACACATTCCGTCCGATCCAGGCCAGCAGCATATCGGTGGACAACCCGATAAATCCGATGATAAGGATGGCGGCATACACATTTTCATAAATGCGGTACTTGGCCTGCTGGTTGATGAACCAGGTGATGCCGGTGCTGGTGCCGACCACTTCGGCGACAATGAGGTAGGTCCATGCCCAGCCCAGCAAGATGCGCATATCCAGGAACACATGGGGGGCAATGGCCGGCAGCACCACTTTTCTAAACAGGGTGCCGCCACGGGCCCCCAGTGTCTGTGCCGCTTCCAGCAAGGCCGGCGGCAGCAGACGCGTGGTGTTGCCAATCACCAGCACCTGCTGAAAAAAAGTGCCGATAAAAATAATGGCAATTTTGGGGGCATCGTTAATGCCTAAAACCGCCACTGCCAGGGCCCCAAATACCGGTGCCGGCATATATCTGAAAAATTCCATAAACGGCTCTGTCAGCTTTGAGAAAAAATCAAATACGCCGCAGATGATGCCTAAGGGTACACCAATGATGGAAGAGAGCAAGAATCCGTAAAACACTACCCGGATACTATGGGCCAGACTTTCATGGAGCCAGGGATCTCCCGGTCTGCGGGGTTCGGCTTTAAAAGAGGTGTAGACTGCTGTCAGCACCTTATGGGGCGGCGGAAGGTATACCGGATTGACACGCCTTCCCGTTGCTTTTTTCCCGCCACTTTGGTTGATCCGGCTGTTTTCTGCCGCAAAGAGCGTGCGCCGGACCCGCTGGCCTTCTTCAAAATAAAGACTGTCTCCGGCGGACTGGATCTCCATCATCGGGTGCCATACAAAGGGCAGGTAGCTGACCGCCGACCATACCAGCAGGGGAAGGACGAAGGAGAGTAAAATCAACACTGCTCGTTTTTTGGGCGCAAGCGGTTTTTGAATTGAAAGCCAGGTCATGGAATTTGTTTCCTTATTTCATCAACGCGTTGGTGAATGACGGGTCAATGACCTTTTTGGTGTTAACAGGCTTGTCGTACACTTTATTGGCAATCATGAATTTGTCTGAAATATCGCTGGAGCCGTACAGGCTTGAAAATCCATCACCGGGTTTGAAGGCGGCTGCCGCCTCTTCCAGGGTGAAAATTTTGGTCCCTTTGAGAAAGGGTGCATACTCTTCAGGGGTCAGGGCCACACGGGAGGAAAGGATTTCAAGCATTTGCGTGGTGTTGGCCGGATCTTTCATGTAAGCGACAATGTCATACCAGGCAGCCACAACGTTTTGCCAGTCTGCACGGCGTTCCAAAATGGAATTAAGGGATACGGCCAGGGTGTCATAAATCAGACCCGGGGCATTGGCACTGGTGTAAACCTGTGAAGAACCATGTACGGATTTAAGGGCCTGCCCTGAATTGGGCTGCCATGCAACAATGGCATCCACATCGCCGGATGCCAGAACCTGGGCGGTCTGGTGGGTGGGAACATTCACCAGGGTGACATCTTTTTCAGTCATGCCGTTGTCTTTAAGAGCATTGATCAGCAGCAGATGGCTGACACAACCGATCTCCACCCCTATTTTACGGCCTTTCAGCGCCTTAACGGATTCAATGCCCGGGGCAGCCACAATTTTATCATTTCCATTACTGATATCATTGATCAGAATCATAATGTTGCGCGTACCCGTGGCGTTCAGGATCAGGGCATCGCCGTTTGTCACGCATACGGCATCCACTTTTCCGGCGGCAAATGCATCCATTGACGCCATATATTCAAACCATTTGAGTTCAACATCAACCCCATGCTTTTTAAAAAAACCATTTCTGACACCAATATCCCAGGCGATCCAGCCTGGCCAGTCACTGTAGGCGATTTTCAAGGGTTCAGCCTGGGCGCTGCCCAAAACAATAAACAGACACATTAAGGTCATAAGTACTCTGAATTTAAGTTTCATCGTTTCTCCTGATAATTATTACGTTTTAATAAAAAAGTATTACTCTGTTGCAGGGGTAATGCAAAGGCCGGGCCGAAGCGAATAAAAAAGGGCGTTGGAAAAGGAAGTTATTAAAGCGGTTGGCTTCTAATTATTTGAAATAACGTAAATATTAATATGTGAAAAAAGATGAGTTTTGGGTTTTGTTTTATGCGTGCTGGATTGAAAAATTTCAAATTTGAAATTAACTATATACAGGATCGTAATAATTATTTTGGAGTTTGTAATACTTTTGGTGTGGCGTGGTACCAAGGCGCACTTCATAATACGACGGTTATGCATACATACTACAAATATGTTGAAAAGTGACCTTTTCAGCCTAAGAAAAGACAGGATAATGTATAACCCTTTCCGGTCATCGGGGGGGGGGGGGGGGCATATTTTGTGGTCGGACTTTCATCGAAAATCTAAGCCATTATACCATAAGTCAATACCTTGGCATTCCTCATTTTGACACAGGGATTGTTTCCTTGCAGGCAACTTTATAGCAATTCCATTGAAAAGTATAATTCGTAATGGTACGAATAGAACAATCGAGCGGAAAGTATATGAGTCAAACTAAACTGAATCGCATTAGGAAAATATTTATGGCCAAAAGTAAGCGCATCATGGTTCCTGTCTTTTTTCTTTTCATGCTTTCGTCCTTGTGGCCACAAATTGTCAATGCCCAGGAACTGGAGGCCTCACCGGCGTTACAAACTTTGTTAAATCAATGTGAACAGGGCTATCTTAAAATGATGAACTCTAATCTGGATTACGCCCTCAATAACAGGCCCTTCGCATTGGCCGGACTTCTGGGTTTGACAATGCGTCGCCAATTAAAGTATTCCGCCCTGAATCCGCAATTTAAAGATCAATTTGATGAACTTAATAGACAATGTCTCATGTTCCTGAAGGGACTCGCCCGGATTCACAATTACCAAAGCCCTAAAGATGGATCGCCCCTCAGCGACAGGATGCTCATTGAAAAATACAGTATTGAAACCCTGGGGAAGTCAGACGCATTTATGCAGGAACGATACGGCATAGACCCTTTAACCATCAACCTGCCAATGATGCTGAATCAGGTTTCTCTTCTTGGTGTAAAAGCAAGTGGATCGGAAAGTGACACCGACTACACCCCTTCCAAAGATGGTGTGGTTGAGGAAGATTTTCTATTGGGAACCTGGGTTGACCCGAAAAACAGAAACAATCAAATTACTTTTCAGCGACAAGGAGGCCGATATGTGGCCTCTTTAATACAGCAGTTTACAGACAAAGGGAAACCGTATTCCATGACAACTGTTTATACGGTGCTGTCAAGTCAGATAAACAATGGTATCTTAGGAAAAGTCCGAGTGTGGAATGTTCACAGAAAACATATCTGTACTCCGAAAGCCAATGTTTGGAATTGTACAAATGGCTCTGAAAAAACATATAGGATATCTCTCAGGCCCCCAATGAACGGGAAGCCGTATTACAGTATCGCGGGTGATTTTATCGAAATTGATGATTGGATAAAACTTTAAGCAAGACGATTGTTAGTTATTGAATACCATTTATGCCTGCTTGATTTCGCAAATTGTGTAGGAGAGCTATCTACGCTTTCCCGTTTTACAATCTATTGCTCTCCCATCGGCTCCATATTTGGTACAAGATAAGAGTGATCCATCTTTATCATATTTGTACTTAATCGTGGGTTTACCATTAAAAAAGTTTGTTTCTGTGTCAGGCTGCCCGTTATCATAATACAATACAGAATCACCATGTTCTACACCATTTGAATATGTTTTCATATGCTGTCTGTAGATTGCCCCGGATCTTGATATTTTATAATCCTCCTTGAGCCCGTTTAATCTGCCCTGTGAGTAGTTTGATCTTTCTCGAACATAATGAGTCCCATTCTTTTTGGCCCAAACAATAGACTTTCCGTCGAGCTTGCCTTGTTTATAATGTTTTTCGTAATTGATATCCCCATCCCTGAAATATCCGCATGAAAGGTAGGTCCTTCCCGAATTTTGACCGTTTGGATATATTTTAAACTGCGTTTTGTTACCAGGTTTGACTTTTGGGCAACCGCCACCATATCCACTGTTTGAACTATCATCCCATCCCCTGTCAAAAGCTGATATCTGGGATGAAGAGATAGATGTACCGCTTTGGTTAGGATCTGAAACCACACTATCAATATTGCTGAAAGAGTTACTGCTAAGGTGCGAATCCGACGTCAAATTGTCCATCGTTTCTCTGAATGAACCACCTGAGTTTGAACCATTATTCTGCTGTTGTTTTAATTGTGCAATCTTTCTTTGGAGTTCTGGAATATCATTTTTTATAAGGTCATTTTTTATTGAGTTCGAACCTGCAACAATCGAAAACATAAAAGCGTCATAGGCCTGAGGGGATATCATTGGATTTGCCATGACACATTCCATGACGTGTTCTTCAAATACATTTCTATTTTTAATGCCTGGTATCAGGTCTTCAAAGCACCTACCCGTCAATCCTCCATCAAAAAAATCTATGTAATCATCTGGAATTATGATAGCATTAGAATCTACTACGAAATTTTTATAGCTGTTATACTTTTTTTCCAGTTCAGCAAGGCTTTCTGCATTTACGTCAATCACCATCATCATAACTGTAAATAACACCAGCACCACTCCGACGACCTGTTTCATTATATTTATCCTTTGCCGTTTGATTTAACATTAACTTTCACAAAATACTTTTTTTTATAAACGATCAATAACGAAATAGTTTCCAACCAGAGAAATTAATCGTTTTCAAACACGCTCTATATCCTTTTGAATAGTAGTTCTCCGTGGTAAACGATAGTATGTTTTTTTAAGTCTAAATCCGTGAATTGGATTACCTTATATTTATCTTTGGTCAAACCATGATCAAAATTCCTGGATTCAGTATATCCTTCAGGTAAAAGGGTTAAATCACCAAATTTTGTGGAGCCCAGTGTAACCATTATTGTCCGGGGCGTTAATGTCTGCACCTAATTCTGCCAGCAGTTTTAATATTTCCAAATCCTTGGTTCTGGTTTCATTAAGATAACCGATGGCAATATTGAATGGTGTTTCATTTTCCCAACCCCGGG comes from uncultured Desulfobacter sp. and encodes:
- a CDS encoding ribbon-helix-helix protein, CopG family, which produces MSSSTNDKTQRISVSLPVQLTAELDRMVVDGGYRNRSQAMAQMIRNTLLDHYEQSGSRVMAGTITLIYNEAQADLKTRLVNIQRHHIDSVISCLNVLLEKNYSLEVLLVQGPVDTLNKIVKEIRACKGVENCKLVLSSALMPPIHEKTGVHND
- a CDS encoding ABC transporter permease subunit, yielding MTWLSIQKPLAPKKRAVLILLSFVLPLLVWSAVSYLPFVWHPMMEIQSAGDSLYFEEGQRVRRTLFAAENSRINQSGGKKATGRRVNPVYLPPPHKVLTAVYTSFKAEPRRPGDPWLHESLAHSIRVVFYGFLLSSIIGVPLGIICGVFDFFSKLTEPFMEFFRYMPAPVFGALAVAVLGINDAPKIAIIFIGTFFQQVLVIGNTTRLLPPALLEAAQTLGARGGTLFRKVVLPAIAPHVFLDMRILLGWAWTYLIVAEVVGTSTGITWFINQQAKYRIYENVYAAILIIGFIGLSTDMLLAWIGRNVFVWNGGRRNTFFQMLVETLTGPRDTTFTFLNKRDTRYERIDIT
- a CDS encoding ABC transporter ATP-binding protein; this encodes MNALTLPSYKDQSPKVADRFKRIKQRDVILEADNITKVFNSEIGDITALESVSFKAYRREFLSVIGASGCGKSTLIRILSGLETVTSGQVLLDGRKVEKPGPERGMVFQGYTLFPWLTVKKNVMFGLEVAGKSQAESEAMQWIDMVGLDRFADHYPGQLSGGMQQRVAIARALANQPRVLLMDEPFGALDAQTRAKMQSYLLQIWQNVDITIIFITHDLDEAVYLSDRILVLDNHPGRVKEMIEVPVEQPRSVKQHLNPEFLATKAHIENLIHPHRDEEDRLPIIRLTQVNDDIL
- a CDS encoding ABC transporter substrate-binding protein; its protein translation is MKLKFRVLMTLMCLFIVLGSAQAEPLKIAYSDWPGWIAWDIGVRNGFFKKHGVDVELKWFEYMASMDAFAAGKVDAVCVTNGDALILNATGTRNIMILINDISNGNDKIVAAPGIESVKALKGRKIGVEIGCVSHLLLINALKDNGMTEKDVTLVNVPTHQTAQVLASGDVDAIVAWQPNSGQALKSVHGSSQVYTSANAPGLIYDTLAVSLNSILERRADWQNVVAAWYDIVAYMKDPANTTQMLEILSSRVALTPEEYAPFLKGTKIFTLEEAAAAFKPGDGFSSLYGSSDISDKFMIANKVYDKPVNTKKVIDPSFTNALMK